GGTATGGACTCCAATTGGTCTTGTGGTCCTGTAGGGCGAGTGACAAGAGGTCAAGGCTCGCATCGCCATCCACCGGCCGTACTCCACGAATAAAGAAATTCGCGATGATGCCACCGTGGGGTAATCGATTGTGGTCAAGACGATGAGTAATCGCACTCCAGGTTTCGGTAAACCAGTTGAGGTGGATGCCACCTGGAAAGATTATTTCGGAATAGAGATCGAAGCCTGAATACATCGGGGCAATGGCTTTGACAGCCGGATGCTGATTGACGAGTAACATTTCAGCGGTCCCGCCACTATAGGAAATACCCATGGCCCCGACCTTTCCGTTCGACCAGGGTTGGGCAATGATCCAGTCCACAATTTCTGCGCCGTCTTTGATTTCCTGAGGGGAATAGGCGATCGGTCTGGTCCCGAATGACGCGCCGGAGCCACGCACATCTACATCGACCCACGCATAGCCCTGTTGAAGGAATCGTTTGGCATAGGTCCCGATGAGCCCTCGGGGACCGTCATCTTTGAAGGCGGAGACCAGCCATCGATATTCGATCGCCCGCCAATACCGGGTTTGATGTAAAAGGGTGGGAATGGTGTGGCCTGGTTTCAGTCCGTCGGGGAGATAGACATCCACTGCAATCTTGACCCCGTCCCGCATCGTGAGATACTGCGAGGTACGGTGGAATGTCCCGTCTGGCTCTCCAACGCTGCTAGCTGAAGAAGATGGACCGGCTGCCGCCGGGTCAGAATGCTCAACGGTATTTGGCGCACAACCTGCGAAGAAAGGGAGTGCCAGCCAAAGCATGAAGAAAGCCCATACACAGAAACGCTTCGGCATAGGGAGATAGGAGAAACGGCTGGTAGATGGGAAATGGAGATTGGTTCGTCTGAACATATGGAGTGAACGGGTCTTGGTTTTACAGCATTACCATGGTAATCGGGAATTCATCTACTTTGGATTTGCCAGAAAAACGATTGCTGGTGAACGCGTCCAGGTGTTTTCCCCCATTCTCATATCGACGTGAATTTCTGTGGTGCCGGGTTTCGCCCCGGCAGGCGAGGCCCTTTTGTTTCGGCAAAAGGGCCCAAAACCATGGACGCCCCGTCTGGCCGCATTAGAGGGGAGAGACGCCAACTATGGGGAGGGCGGTCCAACTCGCAAGGCTCAAACAAGGCCCGCCAGCGGATGAGAGCGTCCCTCCTTTGGGCCAGACGGCAGGCGTCGGAGCCGAGGAGACGACCATCTCAGTGACTCCCATCGAAGAGCGACATAGATGTTCTGACCTAAATATCAATGGGTCATGATAACAAGAGCGTGAAGAGAAGGAGAAGGCGATGGCCTCTTTGTTTGGACATGTGATACTGGCGTATGCCATGGGCAAAAGTCTGAGGACTTCTTTCTACACGGCAAGGTTTTGGTGGTTCACGATGGCCTGTTGTCTTTTGCCGGATGCGGATGTGCTGGGACTGGTGCTCGGCATTCCGTATGAACATATATTGGGGCATCGTGGCCTCACGCATTCCATTATGTTTGCCATGCTGGTGGGTGTGGTGGTGCCCCGGTGGGCTACTCCAGCGATTGCGTTTGGGACCAGACCGTATTGGCTGATTGCCCTATATTTCTCTCTTGTCACCCTGTCCCATGGGCTTCTGGACGCTCTGACCGATGGTGGATTAGGCATTGCCTTTTTTGCGCCA
Above is a window of Candidatus Nitrospira neomarina DNA encoding:
- a CDS encoding metal-dependent hydrolase — its product is MASLFGHVILAYAMGKSLRTSFYTARFWWFTMACCLLPDADVLGLVLGIPYEHILGHRGLTHSIMFAMLVGVVVPRWATPAIAFGTRPYWLIALYFSLVTLSHGLLDALTDGGLGIAFFAPFDSTRYFLPLRPVSVSPIGISAFVSHEGFRVLLSELVWIGIPVGVWLLCLRVIRKTEGKGV